The following coding sequences are from one Sphingomonadaceae bacterium OTU29LAMAA1 window:
- the mnmA gene encoding tRNA 2-thiouridine(34) synthase MnmA, whose translation MDDVDFQLGGDLASKRIVVAMSGGVDSSVVAALAARTGAETIGVTLQLYDHGEATGRAGSCCAGRDIRDARAVCDRLGIAHYVFDHETRFKETVVDTFADEYLAGRTPIPCVQCNTGPKFTDLLALARDLGADCLATGHYVQRVIGPAGAELHRGADPARDQSYFLFATTQAQVDYLRFPLGALPKPRVREIAAELGLGVAAKPDSQDICFVPDGDYAGLVRKLRPEVDTAGDIVDLSGAKLGTHRGIIHFTVGQRRGLEIGGTPEPLYVVRVDAAARQVVVGPRAALAVGAARITGLNWIGGDHDGPVTAKVRSMARPVAARLDGDRLSFDAPEYGVAPGQAAVLYAGTRVLGGGWIAATEAAMVAEAA comes from the coding sequence ATGGACGATGTGGATTTTCAGCTGGGTGGCGACCTCGCCTCGAAGCGGATCGTGGTGGCGATGTCGGGCGGCGTCGACAGTTCGGTCGTCGCTGCGCTGGCGGCGCGTACCGGGGCCGAGACGATCGGCGTGACGCTGCAATTGTACGATCATGGCGAGGCGACGGGCCGCGCCGGCAGTTGCTGCGCCGGCCGCGACATCCGCGACGCGCGTGCGGTATGCGACCGGCTGGGGATCGCGCATTACGTCTTCGATCACGAGACCCGCTTCAAGGAGACGGTGGTCGACACCTTCGCCGACGAATATCTTGCCGGCCGCACGCCGATCCCCTGCGTACAATGCAACACCGGGCCGAAGTTCACCGATCTGCTGGCGCTGGCACGCGACCTGGGGGCGGATTGTCTGGCGACGGGTCATTACGTGCAGCGGGTGATCGGGCCGGCGGGCGCGGAGCTGCATCGCGGTGCCGATCCCGCGCGCGACCAGAGCTATTTTCTGTTCGCGACGACGCAGGCGCAGGTCGACTATCTGCGCTTCCCGCTCGGTGCGCTACCCAAGCCGCGGGTGCGCGAGATCGCCGCCGAACTGGGTCTGGGTGTCGCGGCGAAGCCCGACAGTCAGGACATCTGCTTCGTCCCCGACGGCGATTATGCCGGTCTGGTGCGCAAGCTGCGCCCGGAGGTGGATACCGCGGGCGATATCGTCGACCTGTCCGGCGCGAAGCTCGGCACGCATCGCGGCATCATCCACTTCACTGTCGGCCAGCGCCGCGGGCTGGAGATCGGCGGCACGCCCGAACCCCTGTACGTGGTGCGGGTCGATGCGGCCGCGCGGCAGGTGGTGGTCGGGCCGCGCGCGGCGCTGGCGGTAGGGGCGGCACGGATCACCGGGCTCAACTGGATCGGTGGCGACCATGACGGGCCGGTCACCGCCAAGGTGCGATCGATGGCGAGGCCGGTGGCGGCACGGCTGGATGGCGACCGGCTGTCGTTCGATGCACCCGAATATGGCGTCGCGCCGGGTCAGGCGGCGGTGCTGTATGCGGGAACACGCGTGCTCGGCGGCGGCTGGATCGCGGCGACCGAGGCGGCGATGGTGGCGGAAGCGGCGTGA
- a CDS encoding DUF445 domain-containing protein produces the protein MTPIPRASSTEAAPPALVRMRRVAGALLIVMAATFLVSRHFAPLHSWVGFLQAFSEAAMVGGLADWFAVTALFRHPLGLPIPHTAIVPRNKDRIGDTLAQFLRANFLQPAVISRRMRRVDVATAIARWLTDPPEGAGGRFRQGASKLVAQVLEGLDPQRLGGMVKAGIAARLRETEVAPILGRMMKAALAEQRHAPLLDGAIRWGSKALAANEHLIRQMVHDRAGSILRWTGLDETVADKLIAGLDKLIADMADDPQHPLRLKAEEGLDRLAWDLQFDPVMQARVEAMKVEMIANPAMQRWLDGLWESARAGLLRIARDPESAMAGQLGDMLRQLGQTLTQDPRLSRTINRFVRRAIVGVAADYGDGIVRLVSETVRGWDARTITSRLENAVGRDLQYIRINGTLVGGLVGLVIHSVDVLL, from the coding sequence ATGACACCAATCCCCCGCGCCAGCAGCACAGAGGCGGCCCCGCCCGCACTCGTGCGGATGCGGCGGGTTGCGGGTGCGCTGCTGATCGTCATGGCCGCGACGTTCCTCGTCAGCCGCCACTTTGCACCACTCCATTCCTGGGTCGGCTTCCTCCAGGCATTCAGCGAGGCGGCGATGGTCGGCGGCCTTGCCGACTGGTTCGCGGTGACCGCGCTGTTCCGGCATCCGCTCGGTCTGCCGATCCCGCACACCGCGATCGTGCCGCGTAACAAGGACCGGATCGGCGACACGCTCGCGCAATTCCTGCGTGCCAACTTCCTCCAGCCCGCCGTCATCAGCCGCCGGATGCGCCGCGTCGATGTCGCCACGGCGATCGCCCGCTGGCTGACCGACCCGCCGGAGGGCGCCGGCGGTCGCTTCCGCCAGGGCGCATCGAAACTGGTCGCGCAGGTTCTCGAAGGCCTCGACCCGCAACGCCTCGGCGGGATGGTCAAGGCCGGCATCGCCGCCCGCCTGCGCGAGACGGAGGTCGCGCCGATTCTCGGCCGGATGATGAAGGCGGCGCTCGCCGAACAGCGCCATGCCCCGCTGCTCGACGGTGCGATCCGCTGGGGATCGAAGGCATTGGCTGCCAACGAACATCTCATCCGCCAGATGGTGCACGATCGCGCCGGATCGATCCTGCGCTGGACAGGACTAGACGAAACCGTAGCGGACAAGCTGATCGCCGGCCTCGACAAGCTGATCGCCGACATGGCCGATGATCCGCAACATCCGCTGCGGCTGAAGGCGGAGGAGGGGCTGGATCGCCTCGCCTGGGATCTTCAGTTCGATCCCGTCATGCAGGCCCGGGTCGAGGCGATGAAGGTCGAGATGATCGCCAATCCGGCGATGCAGCGTTGGCTGGACGGCCTGTGGGAATCGGCCCGCGCCGGGCTGCTGCGCATTGCGCGCGATCCGGAAAGCGCGATGGCCGGACAATTGGGCGACATGCTGCGCCAGCTGGGACAGACGCTGACGCAGGACCCGCGCCTGTCCCGCACGATCAACCGCTTCGTCCGGCGCGCGATCGTCGGCGTCGCTGCGGACTATGGCGACGGCATCGTCCGGCTGGTATCGGAAACCGTACGCGGCTGGGATGCCCGCACGATTACCAGCCGGTTGGAAAATGCGGTGGGACGCGATCTTCAGTATATCCGCATCAACGGGACGCTGGTCGGCGGTCTGGTCGGCCTCGTCATCCACAGTGTCGATGTCCTGTTGTGA
- a CDS encoding UvrB/UvrC motif-containing protein, whose protein sequence is MEAAAAALDFETAGRLRDRISLLRGGGEDVDPAGLERQRPGAMGLGTSQSRVVPPEGWVKPVKPDPMTKGRGR, encoded by the coding sequence ATGGAAGCCGCCGCCGCGGCACTCGATTTCGAAACGGCGGGGCGGTTGCGCGACCGGATCAGCCTGTTGCGCGGCGGCGGCGAGGATGTCGACCCGGCGGGGCTGGAGCGGCAGCGGCCGGGCGCGATGGGCCTGGGAACGAGCCAGTCGCGCGTCGTGCCGCCCGAAGGCTGGGTGAAGCCGGTGAAGCCCGACCCGATGACGAAGGGCCGTGGGCGGTAG
- a CDS encoding DUF1153 domain-containing protein: MIENQKIRPAKVIGPLGESLTLDSLPPPSTTRWVVRRKAEVVAAVNGGLLSVDEVCARYGLTVEEFAGWQRAIDRSGMPGLRVTRIQHYKSLYERQQKY, encoded by the coding sequence ATGATCGAGAACCAGAAAATCCGTCCCGCCAAAGTCATCGGTCCGCTCGGCGAGTCGCTGACGCTGGACTCGCTGCCGCCGCCATCGACGACGCGGTGGGTGGTGCGACGCAAGGCGGAGGTGGTCGCCGCGGTCAACGGCGGACTGCTGAGCGTGGACGAGGTCTGTGCCCGCTACGGCCTGACGGTCGAGGAATTCGCCGGCTGGCAGCGGGCGATCGACCGGTCGGGCATGCCGGGCCTGCGCGTCACCCGCATCCAGCATTACAAATCCCTCTACGAACGCCAGCAAAAGTATTGA
- a CDS encoding efflux RND transporter periplasmic adaptor subunit — MNDYQGSIGHEERLALPGEPAPSRRGRTIVITLIVVVLLAVAAWAMFGRKKVDPNAGQKTEQMPTVTVVVPGRKTVDRTLSATGTLAARREMPVGVAGEGGMITRVLVEPGQWVNAGQVLATVDRSVQQQTAQSLAAQVNVARSDQTIAQAELDRAQQLVDRGFISKADLQRKAATRDAAAARVQVAAAGLREANARNGRLDIRAPAAGLVLTRGAEPGQIVSSGTGVLFRMAQGGQIEMRAQLAEADLATLRPGARAQVTPVGSDRVFTGEVWQVAPIIDAQTRQGVARIALRYDPALRPGGFAAATIVGGAAVAPLLPDSALQSDEKGSFVYVIGKDDKVERRNIKIGQVSDAGVTVMSGLDGTERVVRSAGGFLAPGQKVKPVVQKAS, encoded by the coding sequence ATGAACGACTATCAGGGTTCGATCGGGCACGAGGAGCGGCTGGCGTTGCCGGGTGAGCCTGCACCGTCGCGCCGCGGCCGCACGATCGTCATCACGCTGATCGTCGTCGTTCTGCTCGCCGTCGCCGCATGGGCGATGTTCGGCCGCAAGAAGGTGGACCCCAACGCCGGGCAAAAGACCGAACAGATGCCGACGGTTACCGTCGTCGTTCCCGGCCGCAAGACCGTCGATCGCACATTGTCCGCAACCGGCACGCTCGCCGCGCGCCGCGAGATGCCGGTCGGTGTCGCCGGCGAGGGCGGCATGATTACCCGTGTGCTCGTCGAGCCGGGCCAGTGGGTCAATGCGGGACAGGTGCTCGCCACCGTCGACCGGTCGGTGCAGCAGCAAACCGCGCAGTCGCTCGCGGCACAGGTGAACGTCGCCCGCTCCGACCAGACGATCGCGCAGGCGGAGCTGGACCGCGCCCAGCAGCTCGTCGATCGCGGCTTCATCTCGAAAGCCGATCTCCAGCGCAAGGCCGCCACCCGCGACGCCGCCGCCGCCCGCGTGCAGGTCGCCGCCGCCGGTCTGCGAGAGGCGAATGCCCGAAACGGCCGGCTGGACATCCGCGCGCCCGCCGCCGGGCTGGTCCTGACGCGTGGCGCCGAGCCGGGCCAGATCGTCAGCTCGGGCACCGGCGTCCTGTTCCGCATGGCGCAGGGTGGGCAGATCGAGATGCGCGCGCAACTCGCCGAGGCGGATCTTGCGACGCTGCGCCCCGGCGCCCGCGCTCAGGTGACGCCGGTCGGCAGCGACCGCGTCTTCACCGGAGAGGTCTGGCAGGTCGCGCCGATCATCGACGCGCAGACGCGGCAGGGCGTCGCGCGCATCGCATTGCGCTACGATCCTGCGCTGCGCCCGGGCGGGTTCGCCGCCGCGACGATCGTCGGCGGCGCCGCGGTTGCGCCGCTGCTCCCCGACAGCGCCTTGCAGAGCGACGAAAAGGGCAGCTTCGTGTATGTCATCGGCAAGGACGATAAGGTCGAACGCCGCAACATCAAGATCGGCCAGGTCTCCGATGCCGGCGTCACGGTGATGTCGGGCCTCGACGGCACCGAACGCGTCGTGCGCTCGGCCGGCGGGTTCCTCGCGCCGGGCCAGAAGGTGAAGCCGGTCGTACAGAAGGCGAGCTGA
- a CDS encoding efflux RND transporter permease subunit: MSFRNISAWAIRNPVPPLVLFFALTLAGIVSFMRMDVNNDPDIDFPIVIVVISQPGAAPTELENQVTNRVEAAVRSLQGIDEINSTVTEGQSQTVVQLAIGTSIDRAVNDTRDKIAQIRSDLPDGILEPQIFRADTTDNDLASYSAIASDMTVEQLSWYIDNTVSKELLSVPGMAAVNRNGGVSREIRVILDPLKLQSQGLTASQVNQQLRQINLNAAGGRAEIAGSEQSVRVLGNARNANQLSDTLLNVGGGRTIRLGDIATVRDLYAEQRSRAAVDGRQAISFDFQRAKGASDVTVFNEAVKKLEALEKRNPNVHFILRSNSVKYTEAQYESAIHAMIEGAVLAVLVVLLFLRDWRATLISALAIPLSAIPTFWFMELLGFNLNQMTLLGLSLVAGVLVDDAIVEIENIVRHMRMGKSAYQASIDAADEIGLAVLATTMSIVAVFMPVSLMPGISGQYFQNFGLTVVVSVLMSLAVARLITPMIAAYFLKSFGHASHGEGKLMDVYMRVLRWTLDSTRQKASAARGGFHRFSSRWRDHRMWVMGFGFLTFVATILMFGAVPMQFSPSEDSDNSTATIEMVPGTTLAQTDAVVTRVSDLLRRQPEVQSVYARTGVGNGRVTATLKDDRKVTSTEFERNLAPELAKFADARVGFRSQFGWGSSGRDMTVVLGGDDPELLQKTATTLVEQMSRLPTLTQPRISGNLQRPEIVIRPRFDLAASLGVTTQALSSAIRIATLGDIDQNSARFSLSDRQVPIRVALDQGARTELSTIQNLPVSTQSGGSVPLSLIADISLGSGPTQIDRVNQQRRIAVGADLASGVVSGIAQKQIDMLPVMQNLPIGVNKLTLGQAKWQAEMLQNFVVAVVAGTFLVFAVLVLLYRRALPPFVNMASLLLAPLGGLIALWATGNPLSLPVFIGLLMLLGIVAKNSILLIDFALEEMNKGVDTLTAIIDAGHKRAQPIVMTTVAMVAGMIPTAASIGSDGSWRAPMGIVVIGGLILSTLLTLVIVPAAFSLAVGVERYVGPRLGRRLLTYRPGDDGSTVVGIAGPDQPAIAPAPGRIGYGEGEQPAE, translated from the coding sequence ATGAGCTTTCGCAACATCTCCGCCTGGGCGATCCGCAACCCGGTCCCGCCGCTCGTCCTGTTCTTCGCGCTGACGCTGGCGGGCATCGTCAGCTTCATGCGGATGGACGTGAACAACGATCCGGACATCGATTTCCCGATCGTCATCGTCGTCATCAGCCAGCCTGGCGCGGCGCCGACCGAACTTGAAAATCAGGTCACCAACCGCGTCGAAGCGGCGGTGCGATCGCTCCAGGGTATCGACGAGATCAACTCGACGGTGACCGAAGGCCAGTCGCAGACCGTCGTCCAGCTCGCGATCGGCACCTCGATCGACCGCGCGGTCAACGACACCCGCGACAAGATCGCCCAGATTCGCAGCGACCTGCCTGACGGCATCCTCGAACCGCAGATCTTCCGCGCCGACACCACCGATAACGATCTTGCCAGCTATTCGGCGATCGCCAGCGACATGACGGTGGAGCAGCTCAGCTGGTACATCGACAACACCGTGTCGAAGGAATTGCTGTCGGTGCCCGGCATGGCCGCGGTCAACCGCAACGGCGGCGTCAGCCGCGAAATCCGGGTCATCCTCGATCCGCTCAAGCTGCAAAGCCAGGGCCTCACCGCGTCTCAGGTCAACCAGCAGCTCCGCCAGATCAACCTCAACGCCGCGGGCGGGCGTGCCGAGATCGCCGGGTCCGAACAGTCGGTCCGCGTGCTCGGCAATGCCAGAAACGCCAACCAGCTGTCGGACACGCTGCTCAACGTCGGCGGCGGCCGCACCATCCGTCTGGGGGACATCGCCACCGTCCGCGATCTGTACGCCGAACAGCGCAGCCGCGCCGCGGTCGACGGGCGTCAGGCGATCAGCTTCGATTTCCAGCGCGCCAAGGGCGCATCGGACGTCACCGTCTTCAACGAAGCGGTCAAGAAGCTGGAGGCGCTGGAGAAGCGCAACCCGAACGTTCACTTCATCCTCCGCTCGAACAGCGTCAAATATACCGAGGCGCAGTACGAATCCGCCATCCATGCCATGATCGAGGGCGCGGTGCTCGCGGTGCTCGTCGTGCTGCTGTTCCTGCGCGACTGGCGCGCGACGCTGATCTCGGCGCTCGCGATCCCCTTGTCTGCGATCCCGACCTTCTGGTTCATGGAGCTGCTCGGCTTCAACCTCAACCAGATGACGCTGCTCGGCCTCAGCCTGGTCGCGGGCGTGCTGGTCGACGACGCGATCGTGGAGATCGAGAACATCGTCCGGCACATGCGGATGGGCAAATCCGCCTATCAGGCCTCGATCGACGCCGCGGACGAGATCGGCCTTGCCGTGCTCGCCACCACCATGTCGATCGTCGCGGTGTTCATGCCGGTCAGCCTGATGCCCGGCATCTCGGGCCAGTATTTCCAGAACTTCGGCCTCACCGTCGTTGTGTCGGTGCTGATGAGCCTCGCCGTCGCGCGCCTCATCACGCCGATGATCGCCGCCTATTTCCTCAAATCCTTCGGCCACGCCAGCCACGGCGAGGGCAAGCTGATGGACGTCTACATGCGCGTGCTGCGCTGGACGCTCGACAGCACCCGGCAAAAGGCGAGCGCGGCGCGCGGCGGCTTCCATCGCTTTTCGAGCCGCTGGCGCGATCACCGCATGTGGGTGATGGGTTTCGGCTTCCTCACCTTCGTCGCGACGATCCTGATGTTCGGCGCGGTGCCGATGCAATTCTCGCCATCCGAGGATAGCGACAATTCGACCGCGACGATCGAGATGGTGCCCGGCACCACCCTCGCCCAGACCGACGCCGTCGTCACCCGCGTCAGCGACCTGCTCCGCCGCCAGCCGGAGGTGCAGTCGGTCTACGCCCGCACCGGCGTCGGCAACGGCCGCGTCACCGCCACCCTGAAGGACGATCGCAAGGTCACCAGCACCGAATTCGAACGCAATCTCGCGCCCGAGCTCGCCAAGTTCGCCGATGCCCGCGTCGGTTTCCGCTCGCAATTCGGCTGGGGATCTTCGGGTCGTGACATGACCGTCGTCCTCGGCGGCGACGATCCGGAACTGCTGCAGAAGACCGCGACCACGCTGGTCGAACAGATGTCGCGCCTGCCGACGCTCACCCAGCCGCGCATCTCGGGCAACCTCCAGCGGCCGGAGATCGTCATCCGTCCGCGCTTCGATCTCGCCGCCAGCCTCGGCGTGACGACGCAGGCGCTGTCCAGCGCGATCCGTATCGCCACGCTGGGCGACATCGACCAGAATTCGGCCCGCTTCTCGCTGTCGGATCGTCAGGTGCCGATCCGCGTCGCGCTCGACCAAGGCGCGCGGACCGAATTGTCGACGATCCAGAACCTGCCCGTCTCCACCCAGTCGGGCGGATCGGTGCCGCTGTCTCTGATCGCCGACATCTCGCTCGGCTCCGGCCCGACTCAGATCGACCGCGTCAACCAGCAGCGCCGCATCGCCGTCGGCGCCGACCTCGCATCCGGCGTCGTGTCCGGCATCGCGCAGAAGCAGATCGACATGCTGCCGGTCATGCAGAACCTGCCGATCGGCGTGAACAAGCTGACGCTGGGCCAGGCCAAGTGGCAGGCGGAGATGTTGCAGAACTTCGTCGTCGCGGTCGTCGCGGGCACCTTCCTCGTCTTCGCGGTGCTGGTGCTGCTGTATCGTCGCGCGCTGCCGCCGTTCGTCAACATGGCCTCGCTGCTGCTCGCGCCGCTGGGCGGGCTGATCGCGCTATGGGCAACGGGCAATCCCCTGTCGCTGCCGGTGTTCATCGGCCTGCTGATGCTGCTCGGCATCGTCGCCAAGAATTCGATCCTGCTGATCGACTTCGCGCTGGAGGAGATGAACAAGGGCGTCGACACGCTTACCGCGATCATCGATGCCGGGCACAAGCGCGCCCAGCCGATCGTCATGACCACGGTCGCGATGGTCGCCGGCATGATCCCCACCGCCGCTTCGATCGGCAGCGACGGTTCGTGGCGCGCGCCGATGGGCATCGTCGTGATCGGCGGGCTGATCCTGTCGACGCTGCTGACGCTGGTGATCGTGCCGGCGGCCTTCAGCCTAGCGGTCGGGGTCGAACGCTACGTCGGACCGCGGCTCGGCCGTCGCCTGCTGACCTATCGTCCCGGCGACGACGGCAGCACCGTGGTCGGCATCGCCGGCCCGGATCAGCCGGCGATCGCACCCGCACCGGGACGCATCGGCTACGGCGAGGGCGAACAGCCGGCGGAATGA
- a CDS encoding PhzF family phenazine biosynthesis protein yields the protein MRIPFAQIDAFAESAFGGNPAAVMPLSAWLDDAVLQNIASENNLSETAFIVPIAGNGGADDDADFELRWFTPAAEVALCGHATLASGHFVLSSDDDRTTVRFRTRQAGILQVSREGDRYRMALPAWGPSPRPLDAIVAALGVEAVETLWQDKGYALVVVADEAAVRAARPDDRALMDAGPIVAIVTARGERTDIVSRAFTPYFDISEDPVTGAAHAVAVPYWAEKLGKDRFTAFQASKRGGLLTCALEGDRVILGGACVTVIEGTFLLP from the coding sequence ATGAGAATCCCGTTCGCCCAGATCGATGCTTTCGCCGAGAGTGCTTTCGGCGGCAATCCGGCGGCGGTGATGCCGCTGTCGGCATGGCTCGACGACGCCGTGCTCCAGAACATCGCGTCCGAGAACAACCTCAGCGAAACCGCTTTCATCGTCCCGATCGCGGGCAACGGCGGCGCGGATGACGATGCGGATTTCGAGTTGCGCTGGTTTACCCCCGCGGCGGAAGTCGCGCTGTGCGGCCATGCGACGCTGGCGAGCGGTCACTTCGTGCTGTCGTCCGACGACGACCGGACGACGGTGCGCTTCCGGACGCGGCAGGCTGGTATCCTGCAGGTCTCGCGCGAAGGCGACCGCTATCGCATGGCGCTGCCGGCGTGGGGGCCATCGCCCCGACCGCTCGACGCGATCGTCGCCGCGCTCGGCGTCGAGGCGGTCGAGACGCTGTGGCAGGACAAGGGCTATGCGCTGGTCGTCGTCGCCGATGAAGCCGCGGTGCGCGCCGCCCGGCCGGACGATCGTGCACTGATGGACGCGGGGCCGATCGTCGCGATCGTCACCGCGCGGGGCGAGCGCACCGACATCGTCAGCCGCGCCTTCACACCCTATTTCGACATTTCCGAAGACCCGGTGACCGGTGCCGCGCATGCCGTCGCGGTGCCTTATTGGGCGGAAAAGCTCGGCAAGGACCGGTTCACCGCCTTTCAGGCCAGCAAGCGCGGTGGCCTGCTCACCTGCGCGCTGGAAGGCGACCGCGTGATCCTGGGTGGCGCCTGCGTGACGGTGATTGAAGGGACGTTCCTGCTGCCGTAA
- a CDS encoding cation diffusion facilitator family transporter: protein MTRDEQRRFLPLATRAALASVAMACFLLALKSFAAWQTGSVAMLGSLADTALDLLASLVTLYGVRLAATPADHDHRFGHGKAEALAALFQVALITASAAAIAWRAIDALGQNGPTASADFGITVSVVAIVATAVLLWYQRSIIRQTGSVAIMADNIHYQSDVLLNGSVIVALVLDQYLGFHKADPILGIAIALWLAWGAFQASSNAIDQLMDKEWPEDQRNAFLDVAARQPGLKGIHDFRTRRSGSHDFAQFHMEVDRNLTVGAAHDIVESVEFNLRQTFPKVEVLIHLDPEGHVDTDNPLVEADVTPHWFGKRL, encoded by the coding sequence GTGACGCGTGACGAACAGCGTCGGTTCCTGCCACTTGCGACGCGCGCCGCGCTCGCCAGCGTGGCGATGGCGTGTTTCCTGCTGGCGTTGAAGAGCTTCGCGGCATGGCAGACCGGATCGGTCGCGATGCTCGGCAGCCTCGCCGATACCGCGCTCGATCTCCTCGCCAGCCTCGTCACCCTGTACGGCGTCCGCCTCGCCGCGACGCCGGCCGATCACGACCACCGCTTCGGCCATGGCAAGGCGGAGGCGCTGGCGGCGTTGTTCCAGGTCGCGCTCATCACCGCGTCGGCCGCCGCCATCGCATGGCGCGCGATCGATGCGCTGGGCCAGAACGGCCCGACCGCATCGGCGGATTTCGGCATCACCGTATCGGTCGTCGCGATCGTCGCCACGGCGGTCCTGCTCTGGTACCAGCGCAGCATCATCCGGCAGACCGGCTCCGTCGCGATCATGGCCGACAACATCCATTACCAGTCCGACGTGCTGCTCAACGGATCGGTGATCGTCGCGCTGGTGCTCGACCAGTATCTCGGGTTTCACAAGGCGGACCCGATCCTCGGCATCGCCATCGCGCTCTGGCTGGCCTGGGGTGCGTTCCAGGCGTCGTCCAACGCGATCGACCAGCTGATGGACAAGGAATGGCCGGAGGATCAGCGCAATGCCTTTCTCGACGTCGCTGCCCGCCAGCCGGGACTGAAGGGCATCCACGATTTCCGCACGCGCCGGTCGGGCAGCCACGATTTCGCGCAATTCCACATGGAGGTCGACCGCAACCTGACGGTCGGCGCCGCGCACGACATCGTCGAATCGGTCGAATTCAACCTCCGCCAGACCTTTCCCAAGGTCGAGGTGCTGATCCACCTCGATCCCGAGGGGCATGTCGACACCGACAATCCGCTGGTCGAGGCCGACGTCACCCCCCATTGGTTCGGAAAGCGCCTATGA
- a CDS encoding GlsB/YeaQ/YmgE family stress response membrane protein — translation MGIILWLIIGGVIGWLASIIMRTDAQQGIFLNIIVGIVGAFIGGLIISGGSINNAPLNITSFLVSLLGAIVLLAIVNLVRRGSVR, via the coding sequence ATGGGTATCATTCTTTGGCTGATCATCGGTGGTGTCATCGGCTGGCTGGCCAGCATCATCATGCGCACCGATGCGCAGCAGGGCATCTTCCTGAACATCATCGTCGGCATCGTCGGCGCGTTCATCGGCGGGCTGATCATCTCGGGCGGATCGATCAACAATGCACCGCTGAACATTACCTCGTTCCTGGTGTCGCTGCTGGGCGCGATCGTCCTGCTGGCGATCGTCAACCTGGTGCGTCGCGGCAGCGTCCGCTAA
- a CDS encoding SIMPL domain-containing protein (The SIMPL domain is named for its presence in mouse protein SIMPL (signalling molecule that associates with mouse pelle-like kinase). Bacterial member BP26, from Brucella, was shown to assemble into a channel-like structure, while YggE from E. coli has been associated with resistance to oxidative stress.), whose product MAFGAALATVMVPAAAAAQTAPQTVEPLIPAQGTILDVSAEGRTTRVPDIATIRAGVVSQASTAAAALADNAQRMARVLAALKRGGIATRDIATANVGLSPQYRYTDGQPPALTGYQATNTVSVRFRDVAKAGGVLDTLVAQGANQIDGPNLSIDKPDAALDEARTDAVKQARTRADLYAAAAGMKVVRVISIAEAGQNAGGPTPPVLFRVQRAADAQTSIAPGEQDVTVTLSVRFLLQ is encoded by the coding sequence ATGGCTTTCGGGGCAGCGCTGGCGACGGTGATGGTCCCTGCCGCGGCGGCTGCGCAGACCGCGCCGCAGACGGTCGAGCCGCTGATACCGGCGCAGGGCACGATCCTGGACGTCAGCGCCGAAGGGCGGACGACGCGCGTGCCCGACATCGCGACGATCCGCGCCGGCGTGGTGTCACAGGCGTCGACCGCGGCGGCGGCACTCGCGGACAATGCCCAGCGGATGGCGCGGGTGCTGGCCGCCCTGAAGCGTGGGGGCATCGCCACCCGCGACATCGCGACCGCCAACGTCGGGCTCAGCCCGCAATATCGCTATACCGACGGGCAGCCGCCCGCCCTCACCGGCTATCAGGCGACCAATACCGTCAGCGTCCGCTTCCGCGACGTCGCGAAAGCCGGTGGTGTGCTCGATACGCTGGTCGCACAGGGTGCGAACCAGATCGACGGCCCCAACCTGTCGATCGACAAGCCCGACGCCGCGCTGGACGAAGCGCGGACCGACGCGGTGAAGCAGGCCCGCACGCGAGCCGATCTATACGCAGCCGCGGCGGGGATGAAGGTCGTCCGGGTGATCTCGATCGCCGAGGCCGGGCAGAACGCGGGCGGCCCGACGCCGCCGGTGCTGTTCCGGGTACAGCGCGCCGCCGATGCACAGACGTCGATCGCACCGGGCGAACAGGACGTCACCGTGACGCTGTCGGTCCGTTTCCTGCTGCAATGA